The following DNA comes from Mya arenaria isolate MELC-2E11 chromosome 11, ASM2691426v1.
CAGTCTGAACCGCCCTGCATGGTTAAATCTGCTGCTGGTAACGATATAcatctatatttatatacataatacgCCTATATATTTGTAACGTTTGAGGTAATTTGCAGCTCCGCGCCGAACGGGAGGTTGTCTTTCGTGTATATAAAGAACTGTGACCGTTTCATCTCAAATCGAGCTTAATTAAGCGTATAACAGgaaattaaaacagaaatattagAGACGGTGAGGAACTATAATTGCAATGTAACAAACAATCAGTAAAACTATCGTTTGCACAATTatctaaaacagttttataccTTGATTCAATCAATTAATGGGCATATATTACAACCgattgttgtttaaaaatatacataatttcatttcattttgtcatttaaaatcgAAAATTAAAATTCATGTCGCAACTCTTTTTCAGTTGAAATGGTGCATACAGATCTGACAATAGCCGTTATGTTGATGGGAATCGTTTACAGAACACAGGCAGTCCCAACGGATTCGGAGCGTTGTCAAGGATGTACCCAGAAGAACGCCATTGGCGTGATGGGGTTCTTGGATGACTGTTCCAAATACGTTTACTGCGCCATAGACACAAAGGGCGTCGTCCACGGCGCGGTTCGACCGTGTGCCTTTGGTATGAATTGGAACTTGGACATTCTGTCGTGCGTTCTGCCGTCCAACTCGACCTGCGTCACAACAAAAGACATTTGTAACGAAAAATCTGACGGCATAAGACGCCCCGGGGTGGGGAACTGTCGCGGTTATTTGGAATGCAAGAACGGTGAATCTGTAGCGCTGTGCTGCCCGATCGATTATTACTTCAATGGCATGACTGACAACTGTGAGTCCAATAATGGCGACCACGAATGTaatgataaatgtttcaaagaaatcacaaaaacagtggaggacaaaaccaccgcgCCAAGTTCTTGTTACAATAAGAGGCCAATGACCGGCGTACTGAACGTATATGAGGAGAGCGTTAAAGGAAAGGGCTGGATCCAGAGAAGGTGTCCAAATGGTTTATTATATCAGCAAAAAGACTGTGACTGTACGCTGCGAGTAGTTGTACAGAGGAAGTGCGAGCCCGACCTCTTCCTTTCTTTCGAAAACGGCGTCAATGGCCAGTCCCCCGTTGTCAACTAcatcaaaagtaaaaatgtaaaagtgaTTGATGGCAAGGCAATATTTAAAGCCGAAAAGGGGAGTCAACTTGTCATTCAACGTTACAAGAACTTCTGCATGACGAGTCTAACCATAAACTTGAAATACTTTTCCGATCACAAACGCCTTCCACAGAGCCAGGCAATCATATCGAACAGCGACTGTGGAATCGCCCCTTCCATTGTGCTGACTGAAGACAGCGCTTATGTATATTTCACAGTGGCAACCGAATTGGGAGAGAGAACATTAGCCGTTCACCAGCCATCACATACCAACGACAAGAACCTTGAACTTACGTATCACAATGGCATTCTTTCTGGTACGGTAAACAAGCTGAAGAAAACCCTGAAAATAAATGGAAGTGGTATCAATAAAATCCCCTGCGCCCTTCATGTTGGCAGCGCGCAAGGGTACAGCGGACTTAACTTCACTGGGGTTATCGACGAGCTTAGCCTGTCTCTGTGTGTGTAATACGTGATTACATTTCTTACACTTTTGTTACATTTATACAATACTTCTTTATGCTTGTTTTAAGTCCTTTCTATAGATGTGCCATTTATTCTTCAATAATTGTCGTCTGGTTGTGCTTTCTTACGAcctttttaagtgtttaagttAGGGTTAAGTAGTTTCTTATA
Coding sequences within:
- the LOC128207581 gene encoding protein PIF-like; translation: MVHTDLTIAVMLMGIVYRTQAVPTDSERCQGCTQKNAIGVMGFLDDCSKYVYCAIDTKGVVHGAVRPCAFGMNWNLDILSCVLPSNSTCVTTKDICNEKSDGIRRPGVGNCRGYLECKNGESVALCCPIDYYFNGMTDNCESNNGDHECNDKCFKEITKTVEDKTTAPSSCYNKRPMTGVLNVYEESVKGKGWIQRRCPNGLLYQQKDCDCTLRVVVQRKCEPDLFLSFENGVNGQSPVVNYIKSKNVKVIDGKAIFKAEKGSQLVIQRYKNFCMTSLTINLKYFSDHKRLPQSQAIISNSDCGIAPSIVLTEDSAYVYFTVATELGERTLAVHQPSHTNDKNLELTYHNGILSGTVNKLKKTLKINGSGINKIPCALHVGSAQGYSGLNFTGVIDELSLSLCV